A genomic region of Chryseobacterium sp. KACC 21268 contains the following coding sequences:
- a CDS encoding M penetrans family 1 protein yields MKKSILILSLGILLVGLFSFTALDFFSSMTKVDYIDGTKTLKFTTKLNTGHISQAVKIDPATAGFEAEVKKYVNNNVDVAINGTAKQLTFTGSQVNGESVWVYYEASGVSDISSLKIKNSILIGQFPKQVNIVNITYKGALKTLNFQKGKETSEVTF; encoded by the coding sequence ATGAAAAAATCAATACTCATATTGTCTCTAGGAATCTTGCTGGTTGGGCTTTTTAGCTTTACAGCATTGGATTTCTTTTCATCAATGACCAAAGTGGATTACATCGACGGAACCAAAACTTTGAAGTTCACAACGAAGCTAAACACTGGTCACATCTCTCAAGCCGTGAAAATTGACCCGGCAACAGCAGGATTTGAAGCTGAAGTGAAAAAGTATGTGAACAATAATGTGGATGTTGCCATCAACGGTACTGCGAAACAATTGACTTTCACAGGAAGTCAGGTCAACGGCGAATCTGTTTGGGTTTACTATGAAGCGAGTGGCGTTTCTGATATTTCAAGTTTGAAAATCAAGAACAGTATTTTGATTGGACAATTTCCGAAACAGGTCAACATTGTGAATATCACTTATAAAGGTGCTTTGAAGACACTCAATTTCCAGAAAGGAAAAGAAACTTCGGAAGTCACTTTCTAA
- a CDS encoding TIGR00730 family Rossman fold protein, whose protein sequence is MIEQDDDKRLQESLRQKTWDETITKDSWMVFRVMSEFVDGYEKMARIGPCVSIFGSARLKEDNYYYKMAVDIAKKITEIGFGVITGGGPGIMEAGNRGANGHGKSIGLNIELPFEQHFNPYVDKGYNINFDYFFVRKVMFVKYSQGFVVMPGGFGTLDELSEALTLIQTNKIGKFPIVLVGSEFWSGLLDWFKGTLLKEGLIAEKDLELFRVVDTAEDAVAHIKAFYDKYSVSVNF, encoded by the coding sequence ATGATAGAACAGGACGACGACAAAAGATTGCAGGAAAGTCTGCGTCAGAAAACCTGGGACGAGACCATTACTAAGGACAGCTGGATGGTTTTCCGCGTGATGTCCGAATTTGTGGACGGATACGAGAAAATGGCTAGAATTGGACCTTGTGTTTCCATCTTCGGTTCTGCTAGATTGAAGGAAGATAATTACTACTACAAAATGGCGGTTGACATTGCGAAGAAAATCACGGAAATCGGTTTTGGTGTCATCACTGGAGGAGGACCTGGAATAATGGAAGCCGGAAACAGAGGTGCGAACGGACACGGAAAATCCATAGGTTTGAATATCGAATTACCTTTTGAGCAACACTTTAATCCGTACGTTGACAAAGGTTATAATATCAATTTTGATTATTTTTTCGTTAGGAAAGTAATGTTTGTCAAATATTCCCAAGGTTTCGTGGTGATGCCTGGCGGATTTGGAACCTTGGACGAATTGTCGGAAGCTTTGACCTTAATTCAGACCAATAAAATAGGGAAGTTCCCAATCGTTTTGGTTGGAAGTGAGTTCTGGAGCGGATTGCTGGATTGGTTCAAAGGCACATTGTTGAAAGAAGGTTTGATTGCCGAGAAAGACCTCGAGCTTTTCCGAGTTGTAGATACTGCGGAAGATGCGGTGGCGCATATCAAAGCGTTCTATGACAAATACTCAGTAAGTGTGAATTTCTAG
- a CDS encoding sugar phosphate nucleotidyltransferase, translating to MKALIFAAGKGTRLKPFTDEHPKALAKVNGVPLLERNIKYLQGFGINDFVINIHHFGGQILAFLAENDNFGANIEISNEHEELLETGGGLLFAKRFLENEKSFLIMNVDILTDLNISNFIRLHETKGAMITLAVSDRDSSRKLMFNDKMFLKGWRNLQTNKKTVVGGIFKLRELAFSGVHCVNSEIFDKFTRTGKFSIMDEYMELMKEDIIVGYQHTSNLVDVGRPESIVEAERIFR from the coding sequence ATGAAAGCATTAATATTTGCTGCAGGAAAGGGAACTCGACTGAAACCTTTCACTGACGAACATCCGAAAGCTTTGGCAAAAGTCAACGGCGTTCCACTTCTAGAAAGAAATATCAAATACCTTCAAGGTTTCGGAATCAATGATTTTGTCATCAATATTCACCATTTCGGAGGACAGATTCTGGCTTTCCTGGCTGAGAATGACAACTTCGGCGCGAACATCGAAATCTCAAACGAGCACGAAGAACTTTTGGAAACTGGTGGCGGATTACTTTTCGCAAAGAGATTCCTTGAGAATGAGAAGTCATTTTTGATAATGAATGTCGATATCCTAACAGACCTCAATATCAGCAACTTCATCAGATTACACGAGACCAAAGGTGCAATGATTACTTTGGCCGTTTCTGACAGAGACAGTTCCAGAAAACTGATGTTCAATGATAAAATGTTTTTGAAAGGTTGGAGAAATCTTCAAACCAATAAAAAGACAGTCGTTGGCGGGATTTTCAAATTGAGAGAATTGGCTTTCAGCGGCGTTCATTGCGTGAATTCTGAGATTTTTGATAAATTCACAAGAACCGGAAAATTCTCCATTATGGATGAATATATGGAATTGATGAAAGAAGATATCATTGTTGGTTATCAGCACACTTCAAACTTAGTCGATGTTGGAAGACCAGAATCTATTGTAGAAGCAGAAAGAATTTTCAGATGA
- a CDS encoding RNase adapter RapZ, translating into MQNKLHIEIHSFSYKKGGIPKDNTENGGGFVFDCRGILNPGRIEEYKIQTGNDSGVQEFLETKTEMPNFLNSIQSLISISIDNYLSRNFEHLQINFGCTGGQHRSVYSAIKTAQFIKEKYPEAEVSVHHDEQLHLNLSSISDN; encoded by the coding sequence ATGCAGAACAAACTCCATATAGAGATTCATAGTTTTTCTTATAAAAAAGGCGGCATCCCAAAAGATAACACCGAAAACGGCGGTGGTTTCGTCTTCGATTGCCGAGGAATTTTGAATCCTGGAAGAATAGAAGAGTACAAAATACAAACAGGAAATGACAGTGGTGTTCAGGAGTTTTTGGAAACTAAAACTGAAATGCCAAATTTCTTAAATTCCATTCAATCATTAATATCAATCAGCATTGACAATTATTTAAGCCGAAATTTTGAACATCTTCAAATCAATTTTGGTTGCACAGGCGGACAACATCGCTCGGTTTATTCAGCAATCAAAACGGCTCAATTTATTAAAGAAAAATATCCTGAGGCGGAAGTTTCAGTTCATCACGACGAACAATTACACCTTAATTTATCATCGATAAGCGATAATTGA